Proteins from a genomic interval of Desulfofustis limnaeus:
- the gatA gene encoding Asp-tRNA(Asn)/Glu-tRNA(Gln) amidotransferase subunit GatA, with product MEPYELTIAEARTKLARGDLTSRELTKSCLSRLREVEPLVKAFISYDEEQALQQADAADHSLAAGQAGALTGIPLSLKDLLCTRGVRTTCGSAMLAHFIPPYDATVVEKVVQAGAVIVGKTTMDEFAMGSTSETCAFGTPGNPWNTDYVAGGSSGGSAASVAAGEVLASLGSDTGGSIRQPASLCGIVGMKPTYGRVSRFGLVAFASSLDQIGPITRDVADCALMMQVVSGYDNRDSTSVNRPVEDYSSYLVEGMRGVRVGLPREYFAEGLDPEVEKTVAGGVEVLRSVGAEIVEVALPHSEYAVAAYYLIAPAEASSNLARYDGVAYGYRDKQADTLLDLYKNTRSKGFGDEVKRRILIGTYALSSGYYDAYYKKASQVRTLILQDFNTAWESCDLLLSPVTPTPAWPKGTKSDDPLALYLSDMFTLSTNLAGLPGMSVPGGFHSSGLPIGIQLQGPHFQEGLLLRAAFNLEKGLALPRRIMPAG from the coding sequence ATGGAACCATACGAGTTAACCATAGCCGAGGCGAGAACGAAACTCGCCAGAGGTGATCTAACCTCTCGAGAACTCACCAAAAGCTGTCTCTCTAGACTCAGAGAAGTCGAGCCACTGGTGAAGGCCTTTATAAGTTATGACGAGGAACAGGCGCTTCAACAGGCCGATGCCGCCGACCATTCGCTGGCTGCCGGCCAGGCCGGGGCCTTAACGGGGATACCGCTGTCGCTAAAGGACTTACTCTGTACCCGGGGGGTTCGCACCACCTGTGGTTCGGCGATGTTGGCTCATTTCATCCCTCCCTACGACGCAACCGTCGTCGAGAAGGTTGTCCAAGCGGGGGCAGTTATCGTCGGCAAAACCACAATGGACGAATTTGCCATGGGGTCCACCTCTGAGACCTGCGCCTTCGGTACCCCCGGCAACCCGTGGAACACCGATTACGTTGCCGGCGGTTCTTCGGGCGGCTCCGCCGCTTCGGTGGCTGCCGGAGAAGTGCTGGCGTCGCTTGGCTCCGACACCGGAGGCTCGATTCGACAGCCGGCAAGCCTGTGCGGTATCGTCGGTATGAAGCCGACCTATGGACGGGTCTCGCGCTTCGGTCTGGTTGCCTTTGCCTCCTCTCTCGACCAAATCGGGCCGATCACTCGTGATGTTGCCGATTGTGCATTGATGATGCAGGTTGTGTCGGGTTACGACAACCGGGATTCCACCTCGGTGAACCGCCCCGTTGAAGATTACTCTTCATATCTGGTGGAGGGGATGAGGGGGGTACGGGTTGGCCTCCCCCGTGAATATTTTGCCGAGGGGCTTGATCCAGAAGTTGAGAAAACGGTGGCTGGTGGTGTCGAGGTGCTTCGTTCCGTGGGTGCGGAAATTGTCGAGGTCGCGCTTCCCCACAGTGAGTATGCCGTTGCCGCCTATTATTTGATCGCACCGGCCGAGGCGAGTTCCAACCTCGCCCGTTATGACGGCGTCGCCTACGGGTACCGAGACAAACAGGCCGACACCTTACTGGATCTCTACAAAAACACCCGATCGAAAGGGTTTGGCGATGAGGTGAAGCGCCGTATCCTGATCGGCACCTACGCCTTATCGTCGGGCTATTATGATGCCTATTACAAAAAGGCCTCGCAAGTGAGAACGCTGATCCTGCAGGATTTCAACACGGCCTGGGAGTCGTGTGATTTGCTGCTATCACCGGTGACGCCGACACCGGCTTGGCCCAAGGGGACCAAGTCCGACGATCCGCTTGCCCTCTACCTGTCCGATATGTTCACCTTGTCGACGAACCTGGCCGGGTTGCCGGGCATGTCGGTACCGGGAGGCTTCCACTCATCGGGGTTGCCAATCGGCATTCAACTGCAAGGCCCACATTTTCAAGAGGGTCTCTTGTTACGGGCGGCCTTCAACCTGGAAAAAGGGCTGGCCCTGCCGCGGCGTATCATGCCGGCCGGATAG
- a CDS encoding OmpA family protein: MKHPIISVIVVVSCIALLGFLTGGCSKKAVIPPSSGTSIDSAGKDINYPGAEGYSESSLAAEGKLDDTSASHLGGLEVNSGQGEPSDEYKRLHGRSSNGLTPVYFDFDQAAVRSDMAERMVQNAEFLKQINNTVVIEGNCDDRGTKEYNLALGEKRAINARDYLINLGIDRSRIRTVSYGEERPLFFEQTEFAWSQNRRADFVIE; this comes from the coding sequence ATGAAACACCCCATCATCAGCGTTATCGTTGTTGTCTCGTGTATAGCTTTGCTTGGCTTTCTAACCGGTGGTTGCTCGAAAAAGGCGGTCATACCACCCAGTTCAGGGACATCTATCGATTCGGCCGGCAAGGATATCAACTACCCCGGGGCCGAAGGCTACTCCGAGAGCAGTCTCGCAGCCGAGGGAAAGCTCGACGACACCAGCGCCTCCCATCTTGGTGGTCTTGAGGTGAACAGCGGACAGGGCGAGCCTTCGGATGAGTACAAACGGCTGCACGGTCGATCTTCAAACGGCCTCACCCCGGTCTACTTTGATTTCGATCAGGCTGCCGTTCGCTCCGACATGGCCGAGCGGATGGTGCAAAATGCCGAGTTTCTCAAACAAATCAACAACACCGTTGTTATTGAAGGCAATTGCGACGACCGCGGAACAAAAGAGTATAACTTGGCCTTGGGCGAAAAACGAGCGATCAACGCTCGCGACTATCTGATCAATCTTGGAATCGACCGGTCACGCATCAGAACCGTCAGCTACGGCGAGGAACGACCGCTATTCTTCGAGCAGACAGAGTTTGCCTGGAGTCAGAACCGTCGCGCCGATTTCGTGATCGAGTAA
- the cmk gene encoding (d)CMP kinase: MSETTPPPVITIDGPAGVGKSTISRKVAARLGFTYLDTGAMYRAAALFIDRLGIDSEDETALQHALATVSIELLPAPDEFSDVEVVLNGEKVGALIRSPAMSMRASQLSALPAVRSRLTALQQEWGKRGALVAEGRDTGTVVFPRASYKFYLDASPEIRARRRALQLHAKGEEVDEKKLLEMTIARDRQDMERPIAPLVRATDALLIDTSDKTIDDVLLVILRVVESGLQPG; the protein is encoded by the coding sequence ATGTCTGAGACGACTCCCCCACCGGTGATCACCATTGATGGACCGGCGGGTGTTGGAAAATCGACCATCAGCAGGAAGGTGGCGGCACGTCTCGGGTTCACGTACCTCGATACCGGTGCCATGTATCGGGCCGCCGCCCTGTTTATCGATCGGCTGGGAATCGATAGCGAAGACGAAACGGCCCTGCAGCATGCATTGGCCACGGTGAGCATAGAACTGCTCCCGGCTCCTGATGAGTTCAGTGATGTGGAGGTTGTGCTCAACGGTGAAAAGGTGGGGGCGCTGATCAGGAGCCCGGCCATGTCGATGCGTGCTTCACAGCTTTCAGCCTTGCCCGCCGTGCGATCCAGATTAACGGCGCTGCAGCAGGAGTGGGGAAAGCGGGGAGCTCTCGTGGCGGAAGGTCGGGATACCGGCACCGTAGTGTTCCCCCGGGCATCGTATAAATTTTATCTGGATGCGAGCCCTGAAATACGCGCTCGACGACGTGCTCTGCAATTGCACGCCAAGGGCGAGGAGGTGGATGAAAAAAAGCTGCTGGAGATGACCATTGCGCGAGATCGGCAGGACATGGAACGACCCATCGCTCCATTGGTCAGGGCTACGGACGCCCTGCTCATTGACACCTCAGACAAGACGATCGATGACGTCCTGCTGGTGATTCTGCGTGTTGTTGAATCGGGTCTGCAGCCCGGCTGA
- a CDS encoding sulfurtransferase TusA family protein, which produces MSDVKQVAADVKADSVLDAKGLSCPMPLLRTKKEIGKLKSGQILQIDGTDPGSRNDIPGWCERAGHEYLGEKEGSGHFSFFIKKG; this is translated from the coding sequence ATGAGTGATGTAAAACAAGTTGCTGCAGACGTAAAGGCCGATTCAGTTCTCGATGCCAAAGGCTTAAGCTGCCCCATGCCGTTGCTTCGCACCAAAAAAGAGATAGGGAAACTCAAAAGCGGTCAGATCTTGCAGATCGACGGAACCGACCCGGGTTCACGGAACGATATTCCCGGCTGGTGTGAACGAGCCGGTCATGAGTACCTGGGAGAAAAGGAAGGCAGCGGCCATTTCAGCTTTTTTATCAAAAAGGGCTGA
- the hisC gene encoding histidinol-phosphate transaminase, translated as MKLHIPDHIAAITPYPPGKPIEELEREYGISGSIKLASNENPLGPSPLAIQAIAESLSGLHRYPDGSGYYLTKAIAGHLGLAPEQVVLGNGSNEIIEFLVKAFVQTGDEVITSHPSFLMYQKFVQIRGGVNHVVPLRNMTHDLDAIVGLVSDRTRLIFLDNPNNPTGTMIAAKRFDAFLARLPEQVIVVLDEAYVDFAEEEHRLDTCSLVTARDGRCAVVALRTFSKAYGLAGLRVGYCFSAAEIAACLHKVRQPFNINQLALVGARAALDDVAFYRQTLETTNAGKRMLMAGVEALGCRSYPSQTNFFLIDVGGSATVLYEAMLLKGVIVRSMQAYGFPQCIRITVGTAAENERFLAALSECLRECGYV; from the coding sequence TTGAAATTACATATCCCTGACCATATTGCGGCGATAACCCCGTATCCGCCGGGAAAGCCGATCGAGGAATTGGAGCGGGAATACGGTATTAGCGGCTCCATCAAGCTGGCATCAAACGAGAATCCACTCGGACCATCACCGTTGGCGATACAAGCTATCGCTGAATCCCTGTCCGGGTTGCACCGCTATCCCGATGGGTCGGGATATTACCTTACCAAGGCCATTGCCGGGCATCTTGGACTTGCCCCGGAGCAGGTGGTTTTGGGGAACGGGTCGAACGAGATTATCGAATTCCTGGTTAAGGCTTTTGTTCAGACAGGAGACGAGGTTATCACCAGTCACCCGTCATTTCTCATGTACCAGAAGTTTGTCCAGATACGCGGCGGCGTCAACCATGTGGTTCCCCTCCGGAACATGACCCATGATCTTGACGCTATCGTGGGTCTGGTGTCGGATAGAACCCGACTGATCTTCCTTGATAACCCGAATAACCCGACCGGGACGATGATCGCGGCGAAACGCTTTGATGCCTTCCTGGCGCGCCTCCCCGAACAGGTGATCGTCGTCCTTGATGAGGCGTATGTGGATTTTGCTGAAGAAGAGCACCGGTTGGACACCTGTTCACTGGTAACCGCCCGGGACGGCCGTTGTGCGGTGGTGGCGCTCCGCACCTTTTCCAAGGCCTACGGGCTGGCCGGTCTTCGGGTTGGTTATTGCTTTTCCGCTGCGGAGATTGCTGCTTGCCTGCACAAGGTTCGGCAGCCCTTCAATATCAATCAACTGGCCCTCGTAGGGGCCCGCGCAGCGTTGGACGATGTGGCCTTTTACCGGCAAACCCTGGAGACAACCAACGCTGGTAAAAGAATGCTGATGGCCGGCGTGGAGGCGCTCGGTTGCCGCAGTTATCCGTCGCAGACGAATTTCTTCCTCATCGACGTGGGAGGCAGCGCCACCGTGCTCTATGAAGCGATGCTGCTGAAAGGGGTCATTGTCCGGTCCATGCAGGCCTATGGTTTTCCTCAGTGCATACGCATAACCGTCGGTACGGCCGCGGAGAACGAACGCTTTCTCGCGGCCCTGTCCGAGTGCTTACGGGAGTGCGGTTATGTCTGA
- a CDS encoding serine hydrolase domain-containing protein → MAEKEDRDVSTIIRNRLSTYYNYNVFTAASVSFYAPNYQFNRESTINYGYCDDLSFLSVSEKSLFDLASLTKPLVTVLSLLYLIDAKKLRWDDTVAFFFDEFKKHPLGSVTVESLMKHRSGLPAHQRLDRELAMASNLEDKKKIVIDVLATCRFPQPGKPDIVYSDLGYLLLGFIVERISVMRIDQFWKSSIAEPLGVADHLLFPGSSDLTDRSFVATRTVDDRSMLYGIVHDDNCRALGGICGHAGLFGTSPGVFAVCKEILDCYKGKESLLPVSHKQLARALQKQKEGDWTAGFQTPSKENSSSGDLFSPDSVGHLGYTGTSFWIDPLREVIIVLLTNRVYKGDEKEGIRMMRPDVHNLVGGLITGG, encoded by the coding sequence ATGGCAGAGAAAGAGGATAGAGACGTCTCGACGATAATCAGGAACAGGTTATCAACTTACTATAATTATAATGTTTTTACGGCCGCATCCGTCTCATTTTATGCACCTAACTACCAGTTTAACCGCGAGTCGACGATAAACTACGGATATTGTGATGATTTATCGTTTTTGTCGGTGAGCGAAAAAAGTCTCTTTGATCTGGCATCGTTAACTAAACCGTTAGTTACCGTTCTTTCTCTGCTCTATCTGATTGATGCCAAGAAACTGAGGTGGGACGATACGGTAGCTTTCTTTTTTGATGAATTCAAAAAGCACCCCTTGGGCTCCGTTACCGTAGAATCGCTCATGAAGCACCGGTCTGGGTTACCGGCACATCAGCGTTTGGATAGGGAGCTTGCCATGGCCTCCAATCTGGAGGATAAGAAAAAAATCGTTATCGATGTACTGGCAACGTGTCGATTTCCTCAACCCGGTAAACCTGACATTGTTTACAGTGACCTGGGCTATCTATTGCTCGGTTTTATTGTTGAGCGAATTAGCGTGATGAGAATTGATCAGTTCTGGAAATCCTCTATAGCTGAACCTTTGGGGGTGGCAGATCATTTGCTTTTCCCTGGATCATCAGACTTGACCGATAGGAGCTTCGTAGCCACACGGACAGTGGATGACCGCTCTATGCTCTACGGTATCGTGCATGACGATAATTGCCGGGCACTGGGGGGAATATGCGGTCATGCGGGACTTTTTGGAACGTCACCTGGCGTGTTTGCCGTCTGTAAAGAGATCCTGGATTGTTATAAAGGTAAGGAGTCTCTTTTACCCGTATCACACAAGCAGCTTGCTCGTGCTTTACAAAAGCAAAAGGAAGGAGACTGGACGGCTGGTTTCCAAACACCTTCCAAGGAGAATTCTAGCAGCGGTGATCTTTTTTCTCCGGATAGCGTGGGCCACCTTGGTTATACCGGTACCTCTTTTTGGATAGATCCCTTACGAGAAGTAATCATCGTGTTATTGACGAATCGTGTCTATAAGGGAGACGAGAAAGAAGGTATTAGGATGATGAGACCGGACGTCCACAATTTGGTGGGAGGCCTCATTACTGGAGGGTGA
- a CDS encoding peroxiredoxin, translated as MAKSLGIFVTNPDCLHHVIGITKAAKAKGSKVKVFFTWTATHNAKDKAFPELCSLADDVSICVDSYKKQGYDPADIPEGLTDKKMATQAQHGIIIEDYDCYLSL; from the coding sequence ATGGCCAAGAGTCTTGGTATTTTTGTGACCAATCCAGACTGCCTGCACCATGTCATTGGCATAACCAAGGCAGCAAAGGCAAAAGGGTCGAAAGTAAAAGTCTTTTTCACCTGGACCGCCACCCATAACGCGAAAGACAAGGCCTTTCCTGAGCTTTGTTCTCTTGCTGACGATGTTTCCATCTGCGTCGATAGTTACAAGAAACAAGGGTACGACCCCGCTGATATACCCGAAGGCTTGACCGATAAAAAGATGGCTACTCAAGCGCAACACGGTATCATCATTGAAGATTACGATTGTTATCTTAGTCTATAG
- a CDS encoding HD domain-containing phosphohydrolase: MAERLTKILIADDDPMVRTTVAKILEMFGHQVIPVNGGREAVRLVDDSFDVVLLDINMPDMDGFATIQKLNGKGHEIPVLFLTGAGSMDYAIKAINLGAYDFITKPIEDLDIFNVKIRRAIEKRMYVLQERRYKAALEDDIRQKAQQLEEQNKLLRSYSHSLENATIQLMASLQNAMEEKDYYTVGHTLRVTEYAMMLGMAMGLNNQDLVVLRRAAQFHDIGKLVIDLSCIQKPGKLSEDEWELIKKHPTVGANIIKPLGFMEREQFIIRHHHERMDGTGYPDGLYGEDLDDLTKIIIVVDSYDAMTSRRNYRRNMSMQEAVEELKRCSGTQFDTRVVDIFTRNIVDYTPEHNLHTDDFIQILN; encoded by the coding sequence GTGGCTGAACGATTGACGAAGATATTGATCGCCGATGACGATCCCATGGTACGGACCACCGTGGCGAAAATCCTGGAAATGTTTGGTCATCAGGTTATCCCCGTAAACGGCGGCAGAGAAGCGGTTCGGTTGGTCGATGACTCCTTTGATGTCGTTCTTCTGGACATCAACATGCCGGACATGGACGGTTTTGCAACGATTCAGAAGCTCAACGGTAAGGGTCACGAGATACCGGTTTTATTTCTCACCGGTGCCGGTTCGATGGATTATGCCATCAAGGCCATCAACCTCGGCGCTTATGATTTCATCACCAAGCCGATTGAAGACCTTGATATTTTCAACGTCAAGATTCGACGGGCGATCGAAAAAAGAATGTACGTGCTGCAGGAGCGACGCTATAAAGCGGCGCTGGAGGATGATATCAGGCAGAAGGCCCAGCAACTGGAAGAGCAGAACAAATTGTTACGCTCTTACAGTCATAGCCTTGAAAATGCGACGATTCAGCTGATGGCCAGTCTGCAGAACGCCATGGAGGAAAAAGATTACTACACCGTCGGCCATACCCTGCGCGTAACCGAGTACGCCATGATGCTCGGTATGGCCATGGGGCTCAACAACCAGGATCTGGTTGTTCTGCGTCGGGCGGCCCAGTTTCATGATATCGGTAAACTGGTGATCGATTTGTCCTGTATTCAGAAACCCGGTAAGTTGAGTGAAGACGAGTGGGAGTTAATCAAGAAACATCCAACGGTCGGAGCCAACATCATTAAACCGCTTGGTTTTATGGAGCGGGAGCAGTTTATTATCAGACACCATCACGAACGCATGGACGGGACGGGGTACCCCGATGGCTTGTATGGTGAGGATCTCGATGATTTGACAAAAATTATCATTGTGGTAGATAGCTACGACGCCATGACGTCTCGTCGTAACTACCGGCGGAATATGAGTATGCAGGAGGCTGTCGAAGAGCTGAAAAGGTGTTCAGGAACCCAGTTTGACACCAGGGTGGTTGACATCTTTACACGAAATATTGTTGATTATACGCCGGAACACAACCTGCATACGGATGACTTCATACAAATCCTGAACTAA
- the gatC gene encoding Asp-tRNA(Asn)/Glu-tRNA(Gln) amidotransferase subunit GatC: protein MSISEQEVRHVAHLARLQLTEAQLRQMTGQLDTILSYVDKLSELDTEGVAPTTHALAASNAFREDRVAPSLPRQEALANAPQHNDESFIVPRVI, encoded by the coding sequence ATGAGTATTTCCGAACAAGAGGTTCGCCACGTGGCCCATTTGGCGCGATTACAATTGACCGAAGCGCAGTTGCGGCAGATGACCGGACAGCTGGATACCATCTTGTCCTATGTTGACAAGCTGAGCGAACTGGACACCGAGGGTGTTGCACCGACAACACATGCTCTCGCTGCCAGCAATGCCTTTCGCGAAGACCGTGTGGCGCCATCTTTGCCGCGCCAGGAAGCTCTGGCTAATGCCCCCCAGCATAATGATGAATCTTTCATCGTACCGCGAGTAATTTAA
- a CDS encoding YeeE/YedE thiosulfate transporter family protein — protein sequence MSEQSIVVSKLKGLYKALCQSEWNPTVTGIVVGFLSVLIMAWWRPWGAVGALRNWGDWMYYGLASLFDTEAGIFWFYYEAPRSLLVDSGSVIGIGFVLGAFISACLGREFALRIPPYREMIKAVIAGILMGIGASMAGGCNVGGFYNALGNLSANGFAMMLGLVFGVILGLKLIYLEMEHISWGDGGARTIEFPKVVVSLLGIAAIVFLVWKAYAFAANEDSDYIATLGGVIMIAAALGYAMQRGRWCMVQGFREPHMTGDCTMAKSVMLSILVVAIGAAVLKYAVPLRADGYAVLDPAHYVRGTFGWGGVVGGFIFGIGAMFAGGCGSGTLWRVGEGQVKLMIVVPFFALSTSLVTAWFQDMDLEASGGLGKYIYLPDVFGYGPTLLLIAVFLLLWYLVVTWNEETNKLIVPM from the coding sequence ATGAGCGAGCAGAGCATTGTGGTGAGCAAGTTGAAAGGCTTGTATAAAGCCCTGTGTCAGTCGGAGTGGAACCCCACGGTAACCGGTATAGTGGTCGGTTTTCTTTCCGTCCTTATCATGGCCTGGTGGCGACCCTGGGGGGCGGTTGGTGCCCTGCGTAACTGGGGAGATTGGATGTATTATGGTCTGGCGTCGCTCTTTGATACTGAAGCTGGCATCTTCTGGTTCTATTATGAGGCACCGCGCTCGCTTCTCGTCGATTCAGGATCGGTGATCGGTATCGGCTTCGTTCTCGGCGCGTTTATTTCCGCCTGCCTGGGCCGTGAGTTCGCCCTGCGCATTCCCCCCTACCGAGAGATGATAAAAGCAGTTATTGCCGGTATCCTGATGGGTATCGGTGCCTCAATGGCCGGCGGCTGCAATGTCGGCGGGTTTTATAACGCGCTCGGTAATTTGTCCGCCAACGGTTTCGCCATGATGCTGGGACTGGTATTCGGCGTCATCCTCGGACTGAAGTTGATTTATCTGGAGATGGAGCACATTAGCTGGGGTGATGGCGGCGCCAGAACCATCGAGTTCCCCAAGGTTGTCGTGTCTCTACTCGGGATCGCTGCCATCGTCTTTCTGGTGTGGAAGGCCTATGCTTTTGCGGCCAACGAAGACAGTGATTACATAGCCACCCTCGGCGGCGTCATCATGATTGCCGCCGCTCTCGGTTACGCTATGCAACGGGGGCGTTGGTGCATGGTTCAGGGTTTTCGAGAACCACATATGACCGGAGATTGTACCATGGCCAAGTCGGTCATGCTGTCCATCCTGGTGGTGGCTATCGGTGCTGCTGTCCTGAAGTACGCCGTTCCGCTTCGCGCCGACGGTTACGCCGTTCTCGATCCCGCTCATTACGTACGGGGGACCTTTGGCTGGGGCGGTGTGGTCGGTGGTTTTATCTTCGGAATAGGCGCCATGTTTGCCGGTGGTTGCGGTTCCGGAACCCTTTGGCGGGTGGGCGAAGGACAGGTGAAACTGATGATTGTCGTACCATTTTTTGCCTTGTCCACCTCTTTGGTTACCGCTTGGTTTCAGGACATGGACCTGGAAGCAAGCGGCGGACTGGGGAAATATATCTATCTTCCCGACGTGTTTGGTTATGGGCCGACACTTCTGCTCATCGCGGTCTTTCTTCTTTTGTGGTATCTGGTGGTCACCTGGAATGAGGAAACCAACAAGCTGATTGTGCCGATGTAA
- the rlmKL gene encoding bifunctional 23S rRNA (guanine(2069)-N(7))-methyltransferase RlmK/23S rRNA (guanine(2445)-N(2))-methyltransferase RlmL: protein MNFITTCAGGLEKLIVTEVLGWGGVIEEMETGLVRWSGPSASGYRACLWSRFGSRVLLVIDEFDLGSVQDVYDQATRIPWEDHLAAGGCFAVDCHLGSDAVLTHNRFAALRLKDAIVDRFRDRTGRRPDVQLKRPDVRFHLSVRDNRGTVAVDLSGESLHRRGYRHHGGEAPLKESLAAAIITLSGWDPATPLIDPLCGSGTLLIEAALMRADVAPGLERTYFGFQKWVGHQEQLWQELVDEAMAREEQGQRNTWPPLLGYDADPEMVAVARQNVSRAGCDEQITITCRELSRLHGEDGAMGWVVCNPPYGERLSSTETVRYLYRCLGNRLRESFSGWHLALFTGRPEYADLLQISWRETWRLYNGPLPCALYVATIPAPDPAFCWRVAAVDEGGGEGRDLVNRLKKNLEKRLPWSRQEEIECFRIYDRDLPDYNVVIEIFRKWVFIKEFSSGKAVCEQVADQRWKTVVGTVRSLLGVGRDRLFFARYRRDGRSQRGKGGRKVEVGEGTARYLVEFTPGTVWGFDLDQRSVRRYIHDHAAGKSFLSLADRDGAAAVQAALGGADKTVTLAASPEAAGRMAENYALNGLYAKNHHIVVADVHRWLAQEDGQYDLILLTIRHGFQEGGEKRRTFSPEWCGELIDTVMRRLRTTGSLLCAVHERSFTFAQHVSERYWCRQRDRMLLPRDAERRAGRCRFWEVRHKR from the coding sequence ATGAATTTCATCACCACGTGTGCCGGCGGGCTCGAAAAACTCATCGTCACAGAAGTTCTGGGGTGGGGAGGAGTCATCGAAGAGATGGAAACAGGCTTGGTTCGATGGTCAGGGCCCTCGGCCTCCGGATATCGCGCCTGTCTGTGGTCGCGATTCGGATCCCGGGTGCTGCTTGTGATAGACGAATTCGACCTGGGGTCGGTGCAGGATGTCTACGACCAGGCAACACGCATCCCCTGGGAAGATCACTTGGCTGCTGGTGGTTGTTTCGCCGTTGATTGTCACCTGGGGAGCGATGCGGTTCTTACCCACAACCGCTTTGCCGCTCTTCGCTTGAAGGATGCAATTGTTGACCGGTTCCGAGACCGGACCGGACGACGACCCGATGTGCAGTTGAAACGGCCTGACGTCCGTTTTCATTTGTCTGTTCGCGACAACCGGGGAACGGTCGCGGTCGATCTGTCGGGCGAAAGCCTGCATCGCCGGGGATATCGACACCATGGAGGCGAGGCGCCGCTGAAAGAAAGTCTGGCAGCCGCCATTATCACGCTGAGCGGGTGGGACCCGGCCACCCCGCTAATCGACCCGCTTTGCGGATCAGGCACGCTGCTCATCGAGGCGGCATTGATGCGAGCAGACGTGGCGCCAGGGCTTGAGCGGACCTATTTTGGCTTCCAGAAATGGGTGGGGCACCAGGAACAGCTCTGGCAAGAGCTTGTCGACGAGGCGATGGCACGTGAAGAGCAGGGCCAACGCAACACGTGGCCGCCACTACTCGGTTATGACGCCGATCCGGAGATGGTTGCCGTAGCGCGCCAGAATGTCAGCCGGGCCGGATGTGACGAACAGATTACCATAACCTGTCGTGAGCTCTCCCGCCTTCATGGAGAGGATGGAGCCATGGGGTGGGTTGTCTGTAACCCCCCCTATGGTGAGCGCTTGTCGTCAACTGAAACGGTGCGCTATCTCTATCGGTGTTTGGGAAATCGTCTGCGCGAGTCGTTCTCCGGGTGGCACCTGGCACTTTTTACCGGAAGACCGGAATATGCCGACCTCCTACAGATATCTTGGCGGGAGACGTGGCGCCTGTATAACGGTCCGCTGCCCTGTGCACTCTACGTGGCCACCATTCCTGCACCCGACCCGGCCTTTTGCTGGCGGGTGGCAGCGGTGGATGAGGGGGGGGGCGAGGGACGGGATCTGGTTAATCGTCTGAAAAAGAACCTGGAAAAACGGCTACCCTGGTCCCGGCAGGAGGAGATTGAATGTTTTCGTATCTATGATCGTGACCTGCCTGACTATAACGTGGTTATTGAGATTTTTCGCAAATGGGTATTCATCAAGGAGTTTTCATCGGGAAAAGCGGTTTGTGAACAGGTGGCGGATCAACGATGGAAGACGGTGGTCGGCACGGTTCGATCGCTTCTGGGGGTCGGCCGGGATCGGCTGTTTTTCGCTCGCTATCGGCGTGATGGCAGGAGCCAGCGTGGAAAGGGGGGGAGGAAGGTCGAGGTCGGCGAGGGAACGGCGCGCTATCTGGTTGAGTTTACTCCCGGGACGGTATGGGGCTTTGATCTCGATCAACGCTCGGTGCGCCGTTATATCCATGACCATGCCGCCGGTAAATCCTTCCTGAGCCTGGCGGATCGGGACGGGGCTGCAGCGGTGCAGGCAGCTCTCGGCGGGGCCGACAAGACGGTTACCCTGGCCGCATCGCCGGAGGCGGCAGGCCGCATGGCGGAGAATTATGCCCTCAATGGACTGTATGCCAAGAACCACCACATCGTGGTCGCCGATGTGCATCGCTGGCTGGCACAAGAGGACGGGCAATACGACCTGATTTTACTCACCATACGCCACGGCTTTCAGGAGGGAGGCGAAAAAAGGAGGACGTTTTCACCGGAATGGTGCGGAGAACTCATCGATACCGTCATGCGCCGGCTCCGGACGACGGGGAGCCTGCTGTGTGCGGTACACGAGCGATCTTTCACCTTTGCTCAACACGTGTCTGAGCGCTATTGGTGCCGGCAACGCGATCGGATGTTGTTGCCGCGGGACGCCGAGCGTCGTGCGGGACGGTGTCGTTTTTGGGAAGTTCGGCATAAGCGTTGA